Below is a window of Halomicrobium mukohataei DSM 12286 DNA.
GCAGAGGACCTCGCACCGGGGACTGCCCCCGGTCGGCTCACGATCTGGACCGAGAGCGCGCTCGCGGAGGTGTCCGAGCGATGACGTGGGACGTGATCAAGTATCCGCACGTGACCGAGAAGGCCATGAACGACATGGACTTCCAGAACAAGCTGCAGTTCGCCGTCGACTCCGCGGCCTCGAAGCCCGAGGTCGCCGACGCGGTCGAACAGCAGTACGACGTCACCGTCGAAGCGGTCACGACGCAGAACACGATGGACGGCGAAAAGAAGGCCGTCGTTCGCCTCTCCGAGGACGACGACGCCCAGGAAGTCGCCTCCAGGATCGGGGTGTTCTAACGATGGGACGACGAATTCAGGGACAACGACGCGGTCGCGGGACGTCCACGTTCCGGGCTCCCTCGCACCGCTACAAGGCAGACCTGCAGCACCGTAACGTCGAAGACGGCGACGTCGTCTCCGGCACGGTCGTCGACATCGAGCACGATCCCGCCCGCTCGGCACCCGTCGCGGCCGTCGAGTTCGAGGACGGCGATCGCCGGCTCGTGCTCGCGCCCGAGGGCGTGGGCGTCGGTGATCGGATGCAGGTGGGTGTCTCCGCGGCCATCGAGCCCGGCAACACCCTCCCGCTCGCCGAGATCCCGGAAGGGGTCCCGGTGTGCAACGTCGAGGCCAACCAGGGCGACGGCGGTCGCTTCGCCCGGGCCTCCGGCGTCAGCGCACAGCTGATGACCCACGACCGCAACGTCGCGGTCGTGAAGCTCCCCTCGGGAGCGGTCAAGCGGCTCGACCCGCAGTGTCGTGCCACTATCGGCGTCGTCGCCGGTGGCGGCCGCACCGAGAAGCCGATGGTCAAAGCCGGCAACAAGCACCACAAGATGAAAGCGCGAGGGACCAAGTGGCCCAACGTCCGCGGTGTCGCGATGAACGCCGTCGACCACCCGTTCGGTGGCGGCGGCCGACAGCACCCCGGCAAGCCCAAGTCAATCTCGCGTAACGCCCCGCCGGGTCGGAAGGTCGGGGACATTTCCTCGAAGCGAACCGGTCGAGGTGGCAACGAATGAGTTCAGGATATCAGACTGGTCAGGAGGGTGACTTCACCTATCGTGGCCACACGCTCGACGAGCTGCAGGAGCTGTCGCTCGACGAGGTTGCGGAACTGCTCCCCGCTCGCCAGCGGCGAAGTATCACACGCGGTCTGACCGACGAGCAACAGAAGCTGCTCGAGGAGGCCCGCGATGCAGAGCCCGAGGAGACGGCGAACAACCCGATCCGAACCCACCTGCGGGATATGCCGATCCTGCCGGAGTTCGTCGATCTGACCTTCGCCGTCCACAACGGGCAGAGCTTCGAGCGCGTGCAGGTCGAGCCCGAGATGATCGGTCACTATCTCGGCGAGTTCCAGCTCACTCGGAAGTCGGTCGAACACGGTCAGGCCGGCATCGGGGCGACCCGCTCCTCGAAGTTCGTACCGCTCAAGTAAATCATGGGAATCAGCTACTCAGTCGACGCCGACCCGGACACGACGGCGAAAGCGATGCTCCGGGAGCGGCAGATGAGCCACAAGCACAGCAAGGCTATCGCTCGGGAGATCAAGGGCATGACGGCCGACGACGCGATCGCGTACCTCGAAGACGTGATCGCGGAGAAGCAGTCGGTCCCGTTCAAGTCCCACAACTCGGGCGTCGGCCACCGCAACGACATCGACGGCTGGGACGCCGGTCGCTACCCCGAGAAGGCCAGCGAAGCGTTCCTCGACCTGCTGGAAAACGCAGTCGGGAACGCGGACCATCAGGGCTTCGACGGCGGGTCCATGGAGATCATGCACGTCGCCGCCCACAAGGTCGGCGAACAGCAGGGTCGCCAGCCCCGCGCGATGGGCCGGGCATCTGCCTGGAACAGTCCGCAGGTCGACGTCGAACTGATCTTAGAGGAGGTCGACGAATAATGGCAGACGAACAGCAGTTCATCGAAGACGGACTTCAGCGGACCCAGATCGACGAGTTCTTCGCAGACGAACTCGGTCGTGCCGGCTACGGCGGCATGGACGTCGCCAAGACGCCGATGGGGACCCAGATCGTGCTCAAAGCCGAGAAACCCGGTATGGTGATCGGGAAGGGTGGGAAGAACATCCGGAAGATCACCACCACCCTCGAAGAGGAGTTCGGCCTCGAAGATCCGCAGGTCGACGTCCAGGAAGTCGATGAGCCAGACCTCAACGCCCGCATCGTCGCGGACCGTCTGGGCAATGCCCTCGAACGCGGCTGGTACTTCCGCAAGGCCGGTCACACCACGATCGACCGGATCATGGAAGCAGGCGCGAAGGGCGCAGAGATCGTCCTCTCCGGGAAGGTCACGGGCGCACGCTCGCGCGTGGAGAAGTTCAACCGTGGCTACATCAAGCACAACGGTGAGCCCGCGGAGAACATCGTCGACAGCGGCGTCGGCGTCGCTGTGATGAAACTCGGCACCATCGGTGTCCGAGTGAAGATCATCCCGCCGGAAGCGGAACTCCCCGACGACTTCGAGATCTACGAGGACGTCGAGGTCGAGGACTACGTCGCCGACACCGACGGCGAGTCCGTCGAGGAGCTCCTCGAAGGCGAGCCCGAAGGCGAGGACGCTGCCGCCGAGCACGGCGCGCAGGCCCCCGCCGACGAGGACGCGGACGAGGACGAACTCGTCGAAGACGTCGACGAGGAGGTCGTCGAGGAAGCGACAGACGAGTTCGACGATGTCGAGACCCCCTCCGACGAGGACGCCGACGTCGACATCGACGACGTCGAGGAGTCCATCGAGGAGGACCTCGACGAGGACACCGCCGCCGAGGCCGAAGATCTCATAGAGGAGATGGACGATGCGGACTCGTCCGCAGACGGCGAGGAGGGTGACGACGAATGACCGTCATCCACGTCGAGGAGGTCCGCGACATGACGGCCGCCGAGCGCGAGTCGGAACTCGAGGACCTCAAGACGGAACTGCTCAACGCCCGCGCCGTTCAGGCGGCGGGTGGGGCACCCGAGAATCCGGGTCGCATCGGCGAGCTGCGGAAGGCCATCGCCCGGATCAAGACGATCCAGACCGAAGAAGGGGACCTCGAATGAGGTTCGACGGGTCGAAGAGCGCGGACCGACGTTCCGCGGACGGTCGCGTGGCTTCGCCGCGAGACAACTGTCTGACCCGTGAGACGTGTGACGTTGCGAACGAAGAGGACTCCGAATGATGCCACTGACACCCGAAACGCTCCCACGACACGAACTCGCCGGCCTCGACGTCGAGGTCGTCGCAGCGGCAAATCCCGACGCGATCGGTATCGCCGGGACCGTCGTCACCGAGACGACGAAGACGCTGGGTGTCGAGGGGACCGATCGGGTGTGGCACGTGCCGAAGGACGCGGCGACGTTCCGGTTCGACCTCCCGGCCGAGGGCGACTCCGAGTCGCGCTCGGTCCGGGTTCGCGGTTCGAACCTGGTCGCCCGCCCCGCTCGACGCACGGAAGCGACAGGTGATTCCAAATGGCGCTAGGACTGAACGTACAGGAACCGGACGAGGCCTGTGCCGACGATAACTGCCCGTTCCACGGCACACTGAGTGTCCGCGGGCAGACGATCGAAGGCGAGGTCGCGTCCACTGACATGGAGAAGACCGTCGTCGTCGAACGCGAGTACGACGTGAAGGTGCCCAAGTACGACCGGCTGATGAAGCGACGCAGCCGCGTACCGGCTCACGCACCCGACTGTCTCGACCTCGCGGTCGGCGACACGGTCACGATCGCAGAGTGTCGACCGCTCTCGAAGACGAAAAGCCACGTTGTCGTTGCAATCGAGGAGGGTGACGACTGATGGAGGCCCTGAAAGCAGACGTGACGCAGGGTCTCGAGAAGGGCTCGCTGATCACGTGTGCCGACAACACGGGCGCACGCGAACTGCGAGTCATCAGCGTCTCGGGCTACTCCGGGACGAAGAACCGTCATCCGAAGGCCGGGCTCGGTGACAAGATCACCGTCTCGGTCACCAAAGGGACGCCGGAGATGCGTCGGCAGGTGCTGGAGGCCGTCGTGGTCCGCCAGCGCAAGCCGATCCGCCGTCCGGACGGTACCCGCGTCAAGTTCGAAGACAACGCGGCCGTCATCATCAACGAGAACGAAGAACCCCAGGGCTCGGAGATCAAGGGCCCGATCGCTCGCGAGGTCGCCGAACGGTTCGGCTCCATCGCGAGCACGGCGACGATGATCGTATAGCATGACACGACAACCATCCAAACAGCGCAAGAACGCACGGCGTGCCCCGCTTCACGAGAAGCAAAAGCAGGTGCGAGCGACGCTGGCCGACGACCTCCGCGAGGAGTACGACCAGCGATCCGTTCGCGTCAACGCGGGCGACACCGTCGAAGTGCTGCGCGGCGACTACGCAGGCGAAGAGGGCGAAGTCGTCGAGGTCGACCTCGACGACGCCGCCATCTACGTCGAGGACGTGACCGTCGCGGCAGCCGACGGCGAGGACGTTCCACGCCCGCTGGACGCGAGCAACGTTCGCGTCACGGAGCTGGATCTCGACGACGACCGCCGCGAGGCGCGCCTCGAATCCGAGGAGGACAGCGCATGAGTAACCATCAGAAACGACTATCGGTCCCGAAGAGTTGGCCGGTCGAGCGCAAGACCGAGACGTTCACCGTAAAGGCAGACGCTGGTCCCCACGGCGAAGCAGGAGTCCCCCTCCTGATCGTCCTGCGGGACGTGCTGGGCTACGTGGACTCCCGCAAGGAAGCCCGCTACGCCCTCAACAACGACAGCGTCCTGATCAACGGAAAGGCCGTCTCCGACGAGGAACGCCCGGTCGGGATGTTCGACATCCTGGCGTTCGTCGAGCGAGACGAGTACTACCGCGTGTTCCCCGGCGAGGGCGGTCGGCTGGCGCTGACCCCCATCGACGAGGACAGCGCACAGTCCAAGCTGGGCAAGATCGTCGGCAAGCGAGCGGTCAGCGGCGATCAGATCCAGCTGACGCTGCACGACGGCCAGACGCTCCTGGTCGAGGAAGACACCGACTACGACGGTGGCGACTCCATCGTCGTCGCCAACGAGGACAGCGAGTCGCAGGGCGACTCGGACAGTTCGAGCGGCGACGAGCCGCGAGAAGGCGAGATCGTCGCTCACTTCGAGTACGAAGCGGGCGCGCTGGTCACCGCCGTCGACGGCGCACACGCCGGCGAGATCGGTGAGATCGACGAGATTCAGGTCACGCCGGGGAGCTCCTCGAACAACGTGCTCGTCGAGCAGACCGACGGCGACGGCTTCGAGACCGTCGAAGAGTACGTCGTCGTCATCGACGAGAACTTCGTCGATGAGGACGCCGAGGACGCAGCCTCACAGGACCCCGAGGGAGGTGACGACGAATGAGCTCCGAGACCGACGCCGGCTTCCACGAGATGCGCGAGCCCCGCGTCGAGAAGGTCGTCGTCCACATGGGCGTCGGCCAGGGTGGTCGTGAACTCCAGGAAGGCGAGGAGATCCTCGCCGAGATCGCGGGCCAGCAGCCGGTCCGGACGGTCGCACAGAACACCGTCGGCGAGTTCGAGATCCGCCAGGGCGACCCCATCGGTGCGAAGGTGACCCTGCGGGCCGACGACGCCCAGGAGTTCCTCGAAACTGCGCTCCCGCTGACGGAGCTGTCAGTTTCGCAGTTCGACGACACCGGCAACTTCAGCTTCGGTGTCGCGGAACACACCGACTTCCCGAGTCAGGAGTACGACCCGCAGATCGGGATCTACGGGCTGGACGTGACGGTCAACCTCGTCCGCCCCGGCTACCGCGTGGCCAAGCGCGACAAGGCTTCGCGATCGATCCCGTCCAGCCATCGACTCGACGCCGACGACGCCGCTGCCTACGTCGAGTCGACCTTCGACGTGGAGGTGAGCGAATGAGCGAAAGCGAATCAGAAACAGAGGCCGAGGAATCGGTCCCGACCGGACAGCTCGAGGCGTGCCAGCGATGCGGTCGCGAGCAGGGTCTCGTCGGCAAGTACGACATCTGGCTGTGTCGCCAGTGCTTCCGAGAGATCTCTCGGGGCATGGGATTCAAGAAGTACAGCTAACTATGACAGGAAACGACCCACTCGCCAACGCGCTGTCGGCGCTCGACAACGCCGAGAGCGTCGGCCACCTCGAACAGACAGTACAGCCCGCTTCGAACGAGATCGGCAGCGTACTCGAGGTCTTCTACGACCGCGGGTACATCGACGGCTTCCAGTTCGTCGACGACGGTAAAGCCGGCTCCTTCGAGATCGAACTGAAAGGTGCCATCAACGAATGTGGCCCGGTCAAGCCCCGCTACACGGCGGGCGCAGACGAGTTCGAAAAGTGGGAGAAACGATTCCTCCCCGCCCGTGACTACGGGACGCTCGTCGTGACCACCAGCCACGGCATCATGAGCCACTACGAGGCCCGCGAAGAGGGCATCGGTGGCCAGGTCATCGCATACGTCTACTAACAATGCCAGAAGTAACACTTGCAATTCCAGACGAGGCAAGCGCGGAGCAGGACCACCTCGACCTCACGGTCGAGGGGCCCAACGGCTCCGTCACACGGCGACTCTGGTATCCGGACATCGACGTCTCCGTTCAGGACGGTAGCGTCGTCATCGCCTCCGAGGAATCGGACGCGAAGACGCGCTCGACGATCGGGACGTTCGAGAGTCACGTCGAGAACATGTTCCACGGCGTCACCGAAGGGTGGGAGTACGAGATGGAAGTCTTCTACTCTCACTTCCCGATGCAGGTCGAAGTCGAAGACGGTGACGTCGTCATCGAGAACTTCCTCGGCGAGCGAGCGCCCCGACGCGCTCCCATCCACGGCGACACCGACGTGTCCGTCGACGGAGAGGAACTCACTCTCTCCGGCCCGGACATCGAGGCCGTGGGCCAGACAGCCGCAGACATCGAACAGCTCACACGCGTCAACGACAAGGACGTCCGCGTGTTCCAGGACGGCGTGTACATCACGAACAAGCCCAACCGAGGTGACGCCTGATGGTAGACGACGAAGACGCAACCGAGCAGGGCGACGACGAACTCACCGAACTGACCGACATCAGCGGCGTCGGCGACTCGAAAGCAGAGGCCCTCCGAGAGGCCGGCTTCGAGACCGTCGACGACGTTCGCGGTGCCGATCAGTCCCAGCTCGCAAACGTCTCGGGCGTCGGCAACGCGCTCGCCGCTCGGATCAAGGCCGACGTCGGCAGCCTCGAAGTCGCCGACGACACCGAGGCCGAGGTCGAGGAAGAGGAGACCGACGAGTCCGACGAGGACGTCGAGACGGAACTCCGCCCTCGCGGCCTGGTCGACAAGACGCCGACCCTCGACGACGAGGAAGAGCGGCTCCTCACCCAGCGCGACCGGGTCGGCAAGCCTCAGTTCAACGCACAGGACCACCACAAGAAAAAGCGGATCCCGACCTCTTGGCGCGCGCCCCGTGGCAAGCTCTCGAAGCAGCGCCGCGGCATCAAGGGCAAGGGCGACAAAGTCGAAGCCGGTTTCCGCTCGCCCACGGCGGTGCGAGGCAAGCACCCGTCGGGCTTCGAGGAGGTCCGCGTCCACAACGTGGACGACCTCGAAGGTGTCGACGGTGACCGCGAAGCCGTCCGAATCGCCTCGAAAGTCGGCGCTCGCAAGCGCGAGCGCATCGAAGAGGTCGCCGAGGACGAGGGTATCCGCGTACTCAACCCCACCTACGAGGAGGTACAAGTCGAATGACGGACCTGACAGCACAGAAGCGACTCGCAGCAGACATCCTCGACGTCGGCGAGAACAAGGTCTGGTTCGATCCCGAACGCCAGTCCGACCTCGCAGACGCCATCACGCGTGACGACGTCCGCGAGATGATCGACGAGGGTGCCATTCAGGCGAAAGACGCCCAGGGCAACTCGCGCGGTCAGGCGCGAGCACGCCAGGAGAAGCGAGCGTACGGCCACCAGAAGGGAGCGGGTTCCCGGAAGGGGAAAGCCGGCGCACGACAGAACGAGAAAAAGGACTGGTCGTCGCGCATCCGAGCCCAGCGAAACTGGCTCAAAGAGCAGCGCGACGACGGCCAACTCGACAGTTCGCAGTACCGCGACCTGTACGATCAGGCGGCCGGCGGCGAGTTCGACAGCGTCGCCGACCTGCAACGATACGTCGAAGCAAACTACGGTGACGAATAATGGCAACAGGACCACGATACAAGGTGCCGATGCGGCGCCGCCGTGAGGCACGAACGGACTACCATCAGCGGTTGCGCCTGTTGAAATCTGGCAAGCCCCGTCTCGTTGCTCGAAAGAGCAACAAGCACGTCAGGGCGCAGCTGGTGACGCTCGGCCCCGACGGAGACGAGACCCTCGCTGCAGCACAGTCGCAGGACCTACAGGAGTTCGGCTGGGAGGCACCGACGGGCAACTTGCCCGCCGCGTACCTCACCGGTCTGCTCGCGGGTCTGCGAGCTATCGAGAACGGCGTCGAGGAGGCGGTCCTCGACATCGGGCTCAACAGCCCGACGCCGGGCAGCAAGGTCTTTGCGGTACAGGAAGGTGCAATCGACGCTGGGCTCGAAATCCCCCACAACGACAGTGTGCTCGCCGACTGGCAGCGAACCCGCGGCTCTCACATCGCGGAGTACGCCGAGTCGCTCGACGAGGACCTCTACGGTCGGGACTTCGACGCTACCGAGCTGCCGGAGCACTTCGACGAGCTCCGGGAGACACTGCTGGAGGCAGATGAACTATGAGTAACGGATGGAACCCACGAACGCGGCTGGGCAAACAGGTCGCCAACGGCGAGATCGACTCGATGCAGGAGGCGCTGAACTCCGGCCTGCCGCTCAAGGAACCGGAGATCGTCGACCAGCTCGTCCCCGATCTGGAGGACGAAGTCCTGGACATCAACATGGTCCAGCGGATGACCGACTCCGGACGCCGGGTCAAGTTCCGCTGTGTCGTCGTCGTGGGCAACCGCGACGGGCTCGTCGGCTACGCCGAGGGGCGTGACGACCAGGTCGGCGGTGCGATCCAGAAGGCGATCGAGATCGGCAAGCTCAACCTCATCGACATCTCCCGTGGCTGCGGTTCCTGGGAGTGTGGCTGTGGCCGTCCCCACACGGTCGCGCTGCGCACGACCGGCAAGGCCGGGAGCGTCGAGGTCGAGCTCCAGCCCGCACCGCGTGGGCTGGGCCTGGCGGGCGGAGAGACCGTCCGCAAGGTGCTCGAACTCGCCGGTATCGAAGACATCTGGACCCGCTCGTCGGGCAACACGCGAACGACCGTGAACTTCGCGAAGGCTACCTTCAACGCCCTGCAGAACACGGCCGAGGCTCGCGTGCCCGAACGTACCTTCGAGAAGCGTGAGGTGATCGAATGAAGGCACTCGTTCAGCTCCGCGGTGAGGTCGACATGAGCGAGGAGGTATCGGACACGCTGGAGATGCTCAACATCCACGGCGTGAACCACTGCGTGCTGGTCCCCGAGACGGACACCTACCGTGGCATGGTGACGAAGGTCAACGACTTCGTCGCCCACGGTCAGCCGAGCGTCGACGTCGTCGAGACGCTGCTCGCAAAGCGAGCAGAACCCCTCGAAGGGTCGGCCGACGTCGACGACGAGTGGATCGCCGAGCAGACCGACTACGACGATCTCGGTGCGCTCGCGCAGGCCCTCGTCGACGAGGAGACGACGCTCCGCGACGAGGGGCTCTCCCCGACGCTCCGCCTGCACCCGCCCCGTGGCGGCCACGACGGGCTCAAACACGCCGCCACCGAGAGCGGCCAGCTCGGGAAGCACGACTCCGAGCAGATCGATCAGCTACTGGAGGCGATGCGATAATGACGAGTAAGAAACGACGACAACGAGGTTCGCGCACCCACGGCGGCGGCTCCCACAAGAACCGCCGCGGTGCCGGTCACCGCGGTGGCCGCGGTCGTGCCGGGCGCGACAAACACGAGTTCCACAACTACGAACCGATCGGCAAGAGCGGCTTCAAGCGACCCCAGAAGGTCAAAGAAGAGATCGCCGAGATCGAGGTCCGCGAGCTCGACGAGGACGCTGCACTGCTGGCAGCCGAGGGCGTCGCAGAAGAGACCGACGGCGGCTACCGCATCGACGCCCGCGAGGTCGTCGACGAGGACGCCGACGCGGTGAAGGTCCTCGGTGCCGGCCAGGTCCGCAACGAGCTCGAACTGGTCGCCGACGCCTTCTCCGACGGCGCTCGCGAGAAGGTCGAGGCTGCCGGTGGGAGCGTCGAGCTGACCGAGCTCGGCGAGAAGCGCGCACAAGCCAAGGCTGAAGACGACGAAGACGAAGCAACCGACGAGGAGTAACATGAGCTGGAAGGACACCGCCGAACCGGTCCTCGTTCGCATGCCCGCCGTCCGCCGGCCTGAGGGGCACGTCCCCTTCAAGCGGAAGCTGGCCTGGACAGCCGGGGTGCTCGTGCTGTATTTCTTCCTGACCAACGTGATGCTGTTCGGGCTCGACATCGGCTCGGACTCGGCCCCACTGGGTCGATTCTCGTCGATCCTGGCGTCCGGTCAGGGATCGATCATGCAGCTCGGTATCGGGCCGATCGTCACGGCCAGCATCGTGTTGCAGCTGCTCGGCGGTGCCGACCTGCTCGGACTCGACACGCAGAACAACCCTCGTGACCAGATCCTCTACCAGGGGCTCCAGAAGCTGCTGGTACTCGTGATGATCTTCCTCACGGGGCTACCGATGGTCTTTGCCGGCGGCTTCCTGCCGCCGACGTCGGTGAACCTGTTCGGGATGAACCTGAGCGCCGGGGCCACTTCGTGGCTCATCTTCGCTCAGATCGCCGTCGGTGGCATCCTCATCCTCTACATGGACGAGATCATCTCCAAGTGGGGGGTCGGGAGCGGGATCGGCCTGTTCATCATCGCTGGCGTCAGCCAGCAGCTGATCGGTGGTCTGTTCGCGCACCCGATCTTTGGGAGCCCCCAGGGCGAACTCGGGTTCTTCCCGACCTGGTTCCAGATCATCACCGGCAACATCCCGATCGGTCCCGTCCTGCAGGCCGACGGGCTTCAGGAGCTGCTGATCGGTGAAGGCCAAGTCATCGCGCTCCTGACGACGCTGCTCATCTTCGTGGTCGTCGTCTACGCGGAGTCGGTCCGCGTCGAGATCCCGCTGTCGAACGCGCGGGTCAAGGGCGCGCGCGGTCGCTTCCCGGTGAAGCTCATCTACGCCAGCGTCCTGCCGATGATCCTCGTCCGCGCGCTGCAGGCCAACATCCAGTTCCTCGGCCGGATTCTGGTGTCCCAGACCGGCCAGAACGGCGTCATCTCGCTGTTCGGAATGGAACTACCGTGGCTCGGCGTCTACTCGATCTCGCAGGGGAGCCCCGCCAGTCCGACCGGCGGGCTCTTCTACTACCTGTCGCCGATCTACGCGCCCCAGGACTGGATGTGGTGGGCCTACTCGACGCAGGACCCGCTCAACGTGCTCCTGCGAGTCGGCGTCGACCTGACGTTCATGATCGTCGGCGGTGCGATCTTCGCCATCTTCTGGGTGGAGACCACCGACATGGGGCCGGAAGCGACGGCCAAGCAGATCCACAACTCCGGGATGCAGATCCCCGGCTTCCGACAGAACGTCGGCGTCGTCGAGAAGGTACTCGAACGCTACATTCCACAGGTCACCGTCATCGGCGGTGCCCTCGTGGGCCTGCTCGCCGTGATGGCGAACATGCTGGGTACCGTCGGGGGCGTCTCCGGTACCGGGCTGCTGCTGACGGTCTCGATCACGTACAAGCTGTACGAGGAGATCGCCGAGGAGCAGCTCATGGAGATGCACCCGATGATGCGCCAGATGTTCGGGTAACTCTCACACGCTTCTGTCGACGCCCCGGCTCTGGGGCGATCTTTCTCGCCGAACACGAATAGCTCCGCCAATATCTCGGAGAGGTGTCGCCACGGGACGTGGCGACTGAACCGTTCTCCGCGGCAGCGGAGCGTTCGCGGTTCGTCTACCAGTACCTATTTGTCGAACGTTGGCAACGAGATGCTATGGGACAGGCAGACGTTACGTGTACGAAGTGTGGGACTGCGTTCCAGGTCGACACTCGCTACTTTCAGATATACGGCGAGGAGCCGTTCTGTCAGGACTGCCTGATCCACACGGAGTGCCAGTCCTGTGGCCGTGGGCTGCGTCTCCAGCCGTCGCGGTATCAGGAACTCGGTGGCAATCCGGTCGTCTGTACTGACTGTGATGGAGGGCAGCCCGCAGTATCCACTTCGCAGACTTCGACGAGTGGAGCGCCTTCGACACGATCCTCGGCAAGTGGGACGTCTTCGACGCAGACTTCCACCAGTGGGACGTTCTGGTCTGGCCTGAGCATCGGCGAGAAGATCGTCTTCCCGATCCTGCTGGCTGGATTCGTCGGGATGGTCGCTCTCGCACTTCTGGCGAACGCGAACGGCGGCGAGTTCGCGTCGCCGGCCATCGGCGGCGTCGGATTCTTGCTGTTCTGGTTGTACCGCCGGGGCAAGAAGAACCGTTGAGGGTGTATCTATGGGTTGGTGTGGGGGTCTCGTAGGTATTTGCCCCGGATTGGTCGGGAACGTGGATGCGGCCACACCTTTTTCGCGGTTCGGGACTGTACGCCTCGACATGGAGCAGTTCGTCGCCGAGAACCTCGACTACTACGCGGAGACGCAGGGTGTGTTGCCCGAACGGCTCGACGCCTTCGGCGAGACGTACCGCGAGCAGGGGTACCTGACCCGCGACCAGCTCTACGAGATCGCCTACGAGTCCTCGACGCGCAGCGCCTACCACGTCGAGTCGAATCCGGAAGACCGCTGCCGAGAAGTCACGCGCAACGTCCGGACTGTCGACGGTGATTTCTCGAAGATCCAGCTACTCACTGGGCTCAGCGGCTTCAAAGCCCCGACCGCGTCGTGCGTGCTCGCCGCGCTCGACGGCGACCGCCACGCCGTCGTCGACACGCGCGTCTGGGCGTCCCTGGAGCGGACGGGGTACCTGGAGGGGCGCAAGGAGTCGTTCGACGCGGCCGACTACGTGACGATGATCGAGCCGATCAGAGCTATCGCCGACGAGACGGGGTATCGACCGGTCGAGGTCGGCTACGCGCTGTTCGCCCACGACGACCGCGTCCGCGAGGGAACGCTCCACTGACCGGCGATCACGACTCGGAGCGGCCTGCCGGGAGATCGAGGGCGGACAGATCGAGTTCGCGGACCAGCGCTGCGGCGTCGTCGAACGGCGTCTGGACCGACCGCTCGCTGCCGGGTCTGTCCCGGTCGGCGTGTGCGTACAGCGCGTCGACGAACGCCGACCGAATCTGCTCGTTCTCGAAGAGGCCGTGGAGATAGGTGCCGAGCACGTCCTGGGTCGCGGCGCTGTCGGGTCCGAGTGGCCGGTGGGCCGACGCTGCGACGCTCGTCTCCCCCATGTGGATCTCGTAGCCCGAGGCCGTCCCGGTCGCACCGTCGATCGGGCCGACGCCGTCGACCGGGACGCTGACCTGCTCTACGCGCTTGGTCTCGCTGAATCGGGTTTCGACCGGGAGGCGGCTGACGCCCGCGACGGTCTCCGTGTCGCCGGTGCCTTCGACGCTGGCGTTCGTGATCCGCTCGCCCAGCAGCTGGTAGCCGCCACAGAGTCCGACGATCGGGCCGGAAAACGTCCGGATTGCCTCGTCGAGGCCGGCCTCACACAGCGCCAGCAGGT
It encodes the following:
- a CDS encoding 50S ribosomal protein L23; its protein translation is MTWDVIKYPHVTEKAMNDMDFQNKLQFAVDSAASKPEVADAVEQQYDVTVEAVTTQNTMDGEKKAVVRLSEDDDAQEVASRIGVF
- a CDS encoding 50S ribosomal protein L2; this translates as MGRRIQGQRRGRGTSTFRAPSHRYKADLQHRNVEDGDVVSGTVVDIEHDPARSAPVAAVEFEDGDRRLVLAPEGVGVGDRMQVGVSAAIEPGNTLPLAEIPEGVPVCNVEANQGDGGRFARASGVSAQLMTHDRNVAVVKLPSGAVKRLDPQCRATIGVVAGGGRTEKPMVKAGNKHHKMKARGTKWPNVRGVAMNAVDHPFGGGGRQHPGKPKSISRNAPPGRKVGDISSKRTGRGGNE
- a CDS encoding 30S ribosomal protein S19, which gives rise to MSSGYQTGQEGDFTYRGHTLDELQELSLDEVAELLPARQRRSITRGLTDEQQKLLEEARDAEPEETANNPIRTHLRDMPILPEFVDLTFAVHNGQSFERVQVEPEMIGHYLGEFQLTRKSVEHGQAGIGATRSSKFVPLK
- a CDS encoding 50S ribosomal protein L22; this encodes MGISYSVDADPDTTAKAMLRERQMSHKHSKAIAREIKGMTADDAIAYLEDVIAEKQSVPFKSHNSGVGHRNDIDGWDAGRYPEKASEAFLDLLENAVGNADHQGFDGGSMEIMHVAAHKVGEQQGRQPRAMGRASAWNSPQVDVELILEEVDE
- a CDS encoding 30S ribosomal protein S3 — its product is MADEQQFIEDGLQRTQIDEFFADELGRAGYGGMDVAKTPMGTQIVLKAEKPGMVIGKGGKNIRKITTTLEEEFGLEDPQVDVQEVDEPDLNARIVADRLGNALERGWYFRKAGHTTIDRIMEAGAKGAEIVLSGKVTGARSRVEKFNRGYIKHNGEPAENIVDSGVGVAVMKLGTIGVRVKIIPPEAELPDDFEIYEDVEVEDYVADTDGESVEELLEGEPEGEDAAAEHGAQAPADEDADEDELVEDVDEEVVEEATDEFDDVETPSDEDADVDIDDVEESIEEDLDEDTAAEAEDLIEEMDDADSSADGEEGDDE
- the rpmC gene encoding 50S ribosomal protein L29, with protein sequence MTVIHVEEVRDMTAAERESELEDLKTELLNARAVQAAGGAPENPGRIGELRKAIARIKTIQTEEGDLE
- a CDS encoding ribonuclease P protein component 1, with protein sequence MPLTPETLPRHELAGLDVEVVAAANPDAIGIAGTVVTETTKTLGVEGTDRVWHVPKDAATFRFDLPAEGDSESRSVRVRGSNLVARPARRTEATGDSKWR
- a CDS encoding 30S ribosomal protein S17 — translated: MALGLNVQEPDEACADDNCPFHGTLSVRGQTIEGEVASTDMEKTVVVEREYDVKVPKYDRLMKRRSRVPAHAPDCLDLAVGDTVTIAECRPLSKTKSHVVVAIEEGDD
- a CDS encoding 50S ribosomal protein L14, which produces MEALKADVTQGLEKGSLITCADNTGARELRVISVSGYSGTKNRHPKAGLGDKITVSVTKGTPEMRRQVLEAVVVRQRKPIRRPDGTRVKFEDNAAVIINENEEPQGSEIKGPIAREVAERFGSIASTATMIV
- the rplX gene encoding 50S ribosomal protein L24 — encoded protein: MTRQPSKQRKNARRAPLHEKQKQVRATLADDLREEYDQRSVRVNAGDTVEVLRGDYAGEEGEVVEVDLDDAAIYVEDVTVAAADGEDVPRPLDASNVRVTELDLDDDRREARLESEEDSA
- a CDS encoding 30S ribosomal protein S4e, translating into MSNHQKRLSVPKSWPVERKTETFTVKADAGPHGEAGVPLLIVLRDVLGYVDSRKEARYALNNDSVLINGKAVSDEERPVGMFDILAFVERDEYYRVFPGEGGRLALTPIDEDSAQSKLGKIVGKRAVSGDQIQLTLHDGQTLLVEEDTDYDGGDSIVVANEDSESQGDSDSSSGDEPREGEIVAHFEYEAGALVTAVDGAHAGEIGEIDEIQVTPGSSSNNVLVEQTDGDGFETVEEYVVVIDENFVDEDAEDAASQDPEGGDDE